One segment of Rattus norvegicus strain BN/NHsdMcwi chromosome 16, GRCr8, whole genome shotgun sequence DNA contains the following:
- the Fam25a gene encoding protein FAM25A translates to MLGGLGKLAAEGLAHRTEKATEGAVHAVEEVVSEVVGHAKEVGEKALTDALKKAQESGDRVVKEVTEKVTHTITDAVTHAAEGLGKLGQ, encoded by the exons ATGCTGGGAGGCTTGGGGAAGCTGGCGGCTGAGGGCCTGGCCCACCGCACTGAGAAAGCTACTGAGGGAGCAG TTCATGCAGTGGAGGAGGTGGTGAGCGAGGTGGTGGGCCACGCCAAGGAGGTTGGAGAGAAGG CCCTTACCGATGCCCTAAAGAAAGCCCAAGAATCAGGGGACAGGGTGGTGAAGGAGGTCACTGAGAAGGTCACTCACACCATCACTGATGCCGTTACCCACGCTGCAGAAGGCCTGGGCAAACTGGGACAGTGA